The Corynebacterium simulans genome contains a region encoding:
- a CDS encoding IS110 family transposase, producing the protein MAYDFVIGMDVGKYFHHACVLDPQGRQVLSKRINQHEGSLRKLFGKFLANDAEVLVVVDQPNNIGRLTVAVAQAMGADVRYLPGLAMRQLSRIHVGNSKTDVRDAYVIAHAGLNLPDALRSVDRVEEVFLQLKVLNGIDEDLARAYTRLINQMRSALVGTYPAFEHVLRGQMIHRKWILHLLAKYGGPTKIRRVGKARLTAFARGHRARNPEPVIDAMLAAIHGQTVSIAGAEYAELGVAMSAKDALAKLEHRKEIEAQVLELIQDIPQTEILLSMPGIGPRSAAQILMTVGDMSDFPNAAHLASYAGLTPQTNQSGTSIMSNSPNRAGNKKLKNALWQSSFASIRFHERSRQFYERKRKEGKRHNAAVVALARRRLNVLFAMMRSGELYRDIPTAQEAAAA; encoded by the coding sequence ATGGCCTATGACTTCGTCATTGGAATGGACGTCGGCAAATACTTCCACCACGCCTGCGTCCTCGATCCCCAGGGCAGACAAGTCCTATCCAAACGCATCAACCAGCACGAAGGCTCGCTACGCAAGCTCTTCGGCAAATTCCTGGCCAATGACGCCGAAGTCCTTGTCGTCGTCGATCAGCCCAACAACATCGGCAGGCTAACCGTCGCAGTCGCCCAAGCAATGGGAGCCGACGTTCGCTACCTCCCCGGGCTTGCCATGCGACAGCTTTCACGTATCCACGTCGGCAACTCCAAGACCGATGTACGCGACGCTTATGTCATCGCCCATGCCGGCCTCAACCTGCCAGATGCCCTGCGTAGCGTCGACCGCGTTGAGGAAGTCTTCCTCCAGCTGAAAGTCCTCAACGGTATCGACGAAGACCTCGCCCGCGCCTACACACGCCTGATCAACCAGATGCGATCCGCGCTCGTGGGCACCTACCCCGCATTCGAACATGTCCTACGTGGCCAGATGATTCACCGCAAGTGGATTCTCCACCTTCTGGCGAAATACGGTGGCCCCACCAAGATTCGACGCGTCGGCAAAGCACGGCTGACAGCTTTCGCACGTGGTCACAGGGCACGTAATCCTGAACCAGTTATCGATGCCATGCTTGCTGCGATCCACGGCCAGACGGTATCCATCGCCGGCGCAGAATACGCGGAACTTGGCGTAGCAATGTCCGCCAAAGATGCACTAGCCAAGCTGGAGCACCGCAAAGAGATTGAAGCCCAGGTACTCGAGCTGATCCAGGACATTCCTCAGACCGAGATTCTCTTGTCCATGCCCGGCATCGGCCCACGTAGCGCCGCGCAAATCCTTATGACCGTCGGCGATATGTCCGACTTTCCCAATGCAGCGCACCTGGCTTCCTATGCAGGCCTGACGCCGCAGACGAATCAGTCGGGAACGTCGATCATGTCGAATTCGCCCAACCGGGCCGGCAACAAGAAATTGAAGAACGCCCTATGGCAATCATCCTTTGCATCGATCAGATTCCACGAGCGTTCCCGGCAATTCTATGAGCGAAAACGCAAAGAAGGCAAGAGACATAACGCCGCAGTCGTCGCGCTCGCACGCCGACGCCTCAACGTCCTCTTCGCCATGATGCGCAGCGGAGAGCTCTACAGAGACATCCCCACAGCCCAGGAGGCCGCTGCGGCCTAG
- a CDS encoding methylated-DNA--[protein]-cysteine S-methyltransferase yields MAFTPRSVTYRYVDSPVGELLVAATERGVVYLAFACEESAEVLALLNNKIGPATMGASPVLTLAAVQLDEYFAGARRTFSVPIDEALTSGFRQRVQRLLTDIPYGATTTYAQLADAAANPKAVRAVGSACARNPVPIIVPCHRVLRSDGSLGGYRGGVAAKELLLRLESGARTP; encoded by the coding sequence ATGGCATTTACACCCCGCTCAGTTACTTATCGTTACGTCGACTCGCCTGTGGGCGAACTCCTCGTGGCGGCGACTGAGCGGGGTGTGGTCTATCTGGCCTTCGCGTGCGAAGAGTCCGCGGAAGTCTTGGCGCTCCTTAACAACAAGATCGGTCCGGCAACCATGGGCGCAAGTCCGGTGCTGACACTTGCAGCGGTACAGCTAGACGAGTACTTCGCAGGCGCGCGCCGCACTTTCAGCGTGCCCATTGATGAGGCCCTCACCTCGGGCTTTCGCCAGCGCGTCCAAAGGCTACTGACGGACATTCCGTACGGCGCGACCACCACCTACGCCCAGCTTGCCGACGCCGCCGCAAACCCCAAGGCCGTCCGCGCCGTGGGTAGCGCCTGCGCGCGTAACCCCGTGCCGATTATCGTGCCGTGCCACCGCGTATTGCGCAGCGACGGCAGCCTCGGCGGCTACCGCGGCGGCGTGGCTGCAAAGGAGCTGCTGCTGCGCCTAGAAAGTGGCGCTCGAACGCCCTAG
- a CDS encoding YhgE/Pip domain-containing protein, giving the protein MKKIGGIFLDDLRRATSNVMASVILFGLVVIPLLFTWFNVLASWDPFSNTGQLKVAVASEDTGYKSDIFPVPVNVGEKVLSELRANDKLDWVITDAEDAIDGTKSGEYYASIVLPEHFSSDMMTFYAEGSKPTEISLYTNEKKNALAPKITNKGAEGVSSQIAESFTHTLGDVSLGLISSLDEYLNESDAKATLKRIEARADGIETQLHTGARTARSMGSLVDSSVPLVESAQRIANAPRPSLSGPTGDLNLSTESLDAALSQTADSYDVVRQRIDELYDSADTSRASMQATLNTLAGQVQGQIDAYKGLRDRVNSDVKPVLPAEAAQLTSNLDEAIAAQEAVHSRLVAAANAPGAQKPDFSSIDRAQQAIESSRDSQLRTSVGKLQDSLQRIGSDIDSQGSGISLDTESLTGARDALSTLAQELDSDADRFGELKDELDRARDTGDLSRLAKVVGNNPDALASFIASPVSVDRQPVYPVASFGAGMAPLYTTLALWVGCLLTAVTLRTDVSNRDSYTVVQRFFGRFGIFALIGFFQSTLLSLGLIFFVQLEPAHPVLLWLAAWVSSTVFMMIIYTLVVSFANAGKALGVLLLVIQVSSAGGAYPLQLLPEWFQNISPWLPATYTIRAFRAAIGGVYHADYWLSLLVLLVFLLPMFFLGLVLHKPLHAYTSKLDAALAETKLM; this is encoded by the coding sequence ATGAAAAAGATCGGTGGAATTTTCCTGGATGATCTTCGCCGTGCCACTAGCAACGTCATGGCATCAGTCATCCTCTTTGGCCTCGTCGTTATTCCTTTGCTGTTTACTTGGTTCAACGTGTTGGCCAGCTGGGATCCTTTCTCCAACACGGGCCAGCTGAAGGTAGCCGTGGCCAGTGAGGATACCGGCTATAAAAGCGACATCTTCCCGGTTCCGGTCAACGTAGGCGAGAAGGTGCTCTCGGAGCTGCGTGCAAATGACAAGTTGGATTGGGTCATCACCGACGCTGAAGACGCCATCGACGGCACGAAATCTGGCGAGTATTACGCCTCCATCGTGCTGCCGGAGCATTTCAGCTCGGACATGATGACCTTCTATGCGGAAGGCTCCAAGCCGACCGAAATCTCGCTGTACACCAACGAGAAGAAGAACGCGCTGGCGCCGAAAATTACGAATAAGGGCGCAGAGGGCGTTTCCTCCCAGATCGCGGAGTCCTTCACACACACGCTTGGCGACGTCTCCCTAGGCCTGATTTCCTCCCTCGACGAATACCTCAACGAGTCCGACGCAAAGGCAACGTTGAAGCGCATTGAAGCTCGTGCCGATGGCATCGAAACACAGCTGCACACCGGCGCGCGTACGGCCCGTTCGATGGGCAGCCTGGTGGATTCTTCAGTGCCGCTAGTAGAAAGCGCACAACGCATCGCCAATGCGCCGCGTCCTTCGCTGTCGGGCCCAACTGGAGATCTGAACCTGTCTACGGAGTCCCTCGACGCGGCGCTTTCGCAGACTGCCGATAGCTACGATGTAGTACGCCAGCGAATCGACGAACTATACGATTCAGCGGATACCTCGCGCGCCTCGATGCAGGCCACCTTGAATACGCTGGCAGGCCAGGTGCAGGGGCAGATCGATGCCTACAAAGGCCTGCGGGATCGCGTAAATAGCGATGTGAAGCCAGTGCTGCCGGCGGAGGCCGCGCAGCTGACCAGCAACCTCGACGAGGCTATTGCGGCACAGGAGGCCGTGCACTCCCGCTTGGTAGCCGCAGCGAATGCGCCGGGTGCGCAGAAGCCGGACTTTTCTTCCATCGACCGCGCCCAGCAAGCAATCGAGTCCAGCCGCGACTCGCAGCTGCGCACCTCTGTGGGCAAGCTCCAGGACTCCCTGCAGCGCATCGGCAGTGACATCGACTCGCAGGGCTCTGGCATCAGCTTGGACACCGAGTCTCTGACTGGCGCCCGGGATGCACTGAGCACCCTTGCTCAGGAGCTGGACTCGGATGCGGACCGCTTCGGCGAGCTAAAAGATGAGCTCGACCGCGCACGCGATACCGGCGATCTCTCACGCCTAGCCAAGGTGGTGGGCAATAACCCGGATGCCCTGGCAAGCTTTATCGCCTCGCCGGTTTCGGTGGACCGCCAACCTGTCTATCCGGTGGCGTCGTTTGGCGCGGGCATGGCGCCGCTGTATACCACCCTGGCGCTGTGGGTGGGCTGCCTGCTCACAGCCGTCACCTTGCGCACTGACGTCAGCAACCGCGACTCTTATACCGTGGTGCAGCGCTTCTTTGGCCGCTTCGGCATCTTCGCGCTGATTGGCTTCTTCCAGTCCACGCTGCTTTCGCTTGGCCTTATCTTCTTCGTGCAGCTAGAACCCGCACATCCGGTGCTGCTGTGGTTGGCGGCCTGGGTCTCTTCGACCGTATTCATGATGATCATCTATACGCTCGTGGTCTCCTTCGCCAACGCGGGTAAGGCTTTGGGCGTGCTTTTGTTGGTCATTCAGGTCTCCAGTGCCGGCGGCGCGTATCCGCTGCAGCTTTTGCCGGAGTGGTTCCAGAACATCAGCCCGTGGTTGCCGGCGACGTACACGATTCGCGCCTTCCGCGCGGCAATCGGCGGCGTCTATCACGCTGATTACTGGCTCTCGCTGCTGGTGCTGCTGGTCTTCCTGCTGCCGATGTTCTTCCTCGGCCTCGTCTTGCACAAGCCGCTGCATGCCTATACCTCGAAGCTGGATGCGGCCCTTGCGGAGACCAAGCTGATGTAG
- a CDS encoding aminotransferase class I/II-fold pyridoxal phosphate-dependent enzyme, whose product MSLLNLEKSELDELAAKVRKDYEELKAMGLKLDLTRGKPAKAQLSLSNDLLELPGAGNYSDAAGNDLRNYGNLEGIKELRELWGKLTNIDPELLLAGDSSSLNIMFDLISWAYAFGTNESERPWSQEKTVKWICPVPGYDRHFAITEHFGFELISVPMLSDGPDLGAVKELVKDPQVKGMWTVPMFGNPTGVTISEEIAKELASMEAAAPDFRIIWDNAYAVHTLTDEFPEILPILDIAAKAGNPNRFWAMSSTSKITFAGAGVAFFASSRENLDWYLSHAKIRGIGPNKINQLAHYQFFGSAEGVRAVMRRHAALLAPKFNAVLRILQSRLGEYEVAQWTEPKGGYFISLDVVDGTATRVWELAKDAGIVLTKAGSAFPHGEDPNDRNIRLAPSLPPQEEVEAAMDGVATCVLLAALEKLGA is encoded by the coding sequence ATGTCCCTGCTCAATCTCGAAAAGTCTGAGCTCGACGAACTCGCAGCGAAGGTTCGTAAGGACTACGAGGAGCTGAAGGCTATGGGCCTGAAGCTGGATTTGACCCGCGGCAAGCCCGCAAAGGCGCAATTGAGCCTGTCCAACGATCTGCTCGAGCTGCCAGGCGCGGGCAACTATTCCGACGCCGCAGGCAACGACCTTCGCAACTACGGCAACCTTGAGGGCATCAAGGAACTGCGTGAGCTGTGGGGCAAGCTGACCAACATCGACCCAGAGCTGCTGTTGGCTGGAGATTCCTCCTCCTTGAACATCATGTTCGACCTCATCTCTTGGGCTTATGCTTTCGGTACCAATGAGTCCGAGCGTCCGTGGTCCCAGGAAAAGACCGTCAAGTGGATCTGCCCGGTTCCGGGTTATGACCGCCACTTCGCTATCACGGAGCACTTCGGCTTCGAGCTGATTTCGGTCCCTATGCTTTCCGACGGCCCCGATCTCGGCGCCGTCAAGGAATTGGTCAAGGACCCGCAGGTCAAGGGCATGTGGACCGTTCCGATGTTCGGTAACCCAACTGGCGTGACCATCTCCGAGGAGATCGCCAAGGAGCTCGCCTCCATGGAAGCCGCAGCGCCAGACTTCCGCATCATCTGGGACAACGCTTACGCGGTCCATACTCTCACCGATGAGTTCCCGGAGATCCTGCCGATTCTCGACATTGCAGCTAAGGCAGGCAACCCGAACCGTTTCTGGGCTATGTCTTCTACCTCCAAGATCACCTTCGCCGGAGCTGGCGTTGCGTTCTTCGCGTCCTCCCGCGAGAACTTGGATTGGTACCTCTCCCACGCGAAGATTCGCGGCATTGGGCCGAACAAGATAAACCAGCTTGCTCACTACCAGTTCTTCGGCTCCGCCGAAGGCGTGCGTGCGGTCATGCGCCGCCACGCGGCGCTGTTGGCTCCGAAGTTCAACGCTGTCCTGCGCATCCTTCAGTCCCGCCTGGGCGAGTACGAGGTCGCGCAGTGGACCGAGCCGAAGGGCGGCTACTTCATCTCCCTCGACGTCGTCGATGGCACCGCCACCCGCGTCTGGGAGCTGGCGAAGGACGCCGGCATCGTGCTGACCAAGGCTGGCTCTGCCTTCCCGCACGGCGAGGACCCGAATGACCGCAACATCCGCTTGGCACCTTCGCTGCCACCGCAGGAAGAGGTCGAGGCTGCAATGGACGGCGTCGCAACCTGCGTGCTGCTCGCCGCTTTGGAGAAGTTGGGGGCTTAA
- a CDS encoding YhgE/Pip domain-containing protein, whose translation MRYAWQIFLRDIARLGRTKKSWIILIGLVITPALYSWVNIAAFWDPYGATENIKVAVVNEDKGGSSDVTGHIDVGKQVTEQLHDNHQLGWQFLDAEEAERSLERGETFATVTIPENFSSDLLGALHGQYAQPTLEYRVNEKASAIAPKITDSAASSLDEQITSAFKEQVAEAAASSVRDEGNKFEDRLQRSRQRSEGAFDKAANNISSARADLREVSDKLGNSQVKMQNAKQTVRDVEQAMTDAQAALGDVQNVIASAQGDVTGYTDSLTSAFVEGSTGVAQGTARAQESVADITAQLDQANSRFNSATQQTNDAIAAGDESIRQLRDVVNSPAVAPGVAGPLNDAIATLEEGNAANKQLLGNLQALSNDSNETAKSVKSTADAVNQAAQDTKKTSQVLSDTVDKSVPEINRAMSNLSSKVGAFSASLDTQKATMEEAQNLLDGVGKQLGATQDALGSFDSDLASLEDGVEGARDDVRAITAHSRTKELQTITGLNSDEIGSFFADPVEVKSAPVYPVGSYGSAMASLFTNLSLWIGAFVLVVIFRVEVDLEGFKRLTVGQAYLGRFLLMAVMAMVQAVIVTVGDLAVGVQTVNPVAFVATGTLIALAYLSIIYALSTALGHVGRGLAVVLVIVQIPGASGLYPIELMPNFFRSIYPLLPFSYGIDAMRETIGGFYGLHYLKFMSVLALMFVVAFALGLLGRRSFAHFNLLFNRELAKTDLIAAENVQIVGDGYRFADVLKALQGREEFAADLEKRKHDYRHWIRVAAVLGVVGMVVLGIVAALVPSQKPLLLGIWTLWCLLILGIVVTLEYLRKSLAQSTELVDFNEEELRHSVAARGEGVHSASAEEAQYQDGVLHNEGTLDEKGEEK comes from the coding sequence GTGCGTTATGCTTGGCAAATTTTTCTAAGAGATATTGCCCGTCTTGGGCGCACCAAGAAGTCGTGGATCATTCTCATCGGTTTGGTCATTACGCCCGCGCTTTATTCGTGGGTCAATATCGCGGCCTTCTGGGACCCATATGGAGCAACCGAAAATATTAAGGTCGCCGTTGTCAATGAGGACAAGGGCGGATCTTCTGATGTCACCGGTCATATCGACGTCGGCAAGCAAGTCACGGAGCAGCTGCACGACAATCACCAGCTGGGCTGGCAATTCCTTGACGCTGAAGAAGCCGAGCGCTCCTTGGAGCGCGGGGAGACCTTCGCCACGGTGACCATCCCGGAGAATTTCAGCTCGGATCTTCTAGGCGCGCTGCACGGCCAATATGCGCAGCCAACGTTGGAGTACCGCGTCAATGAGAAGGCCAGCGCAATCGCGCCCAAGATCACCGACAGTGCCGCATCTAGCTTGGACGAACAGATCACCTCTGCATTCAAGGAGCAGGTGGCGGAGGCAGCGGCCTCCTCGGTGCGCGATGAGGGCAATAAGTTCGAAGACCGGCTGCAGCGCTCCCGCCAGCGTTCGGAAGGAGCCTTCGATAAGGCAGCAAATAACATTTCCTCCGCGCGTGCGGATTTGCGTGAGGTTAGCGATAAGCTCGGCAACTCGCAGGTCAAGATGCAAAATGCCAAGCAGACGGTGCGCGATGTTGAGCAGGCTATGACGGATGCACAAGCCGCACTTGGCGACGTCCAGAATGTCATCGCCAGCGCACAAGGCGACGTCACCGGCTATACCGATTCCCTGACCTCGGCTTTCGTCGAGGGGTCAACCGGCGTCGCGCAAGGCACCGCGCGCGCCCAGGAATCCGTCGCGGATATTACTGCGCAGCTCGACCAAGCAAACTCCCGTTTTAACTCCGCGACCCAGCAAACCAACGACGCTATTGCCGCCGGGGATGAATCCATCCGGCAGCTGCGTGATGTCGTTAATTCGCCCGCCGTAGCTCCGGGTGTGGCGGGCCCGCTCAATGATGCAATTGCCACTTTGGAGGAGGGCAACGCTGCGAATAAGCAGCTGCTGGGTAATCTCCAAGCACTCAGCAATGACAGCAATGAGACCGCCAAGTCCGTGAAGTCCACGGCGGATGCGGTCAATCAGGCGGCGCAGGATACGAAGAAGACCTCCCAGGTTCTCTCGGACACCGTCGATAAGTCTGTGCCGGAGATTAATCGCGCGATGAGCAACCTAAGCTCCAAGGTCGGTGCGTTCTCGGCTTCGCTGGACACCCAAAAGGCGACGATGGAGGAAGCACAGAACTTGCTGGACGGCGTCGGCAAGCAGCTCGGCGCAACCCAGGACGCACTTGGTTCCTTCGATTCAGATCTTGCCTCCCTGGAAGATGGTGTGGAGGGCGCGCGTGACGACGTCCGCGCCATCACCGCTCACTCGCGGACCAAGGAACTGCAGACCATCACCGGCCTGAACTCCGATGAGATTGGTTCCTTCTTCGCTGATCCCGTTGAGGTGAAGAGCGCGCCAGTCTATCCGGTGGGCTCCTACGGTTCCGCGATGGCCTCGCTGTTTACGAACCTCTCGCTGTGGATCGGTGCCTTCGTGCTCGTGGTCATCTTCCGCGTGGAGGTGGATCTCGAAGGCTTTAAGCGGCTCACGGTGGGCCAGGCTTATCTGGGCCGTTTCCTGCTCATGGCCGTGATGGCGATGGTGCAGGCCGTAATTGTCACCGTGGGTGACTTGGCCGTGGGCGTACAGACGGTAAATCCAGTCGCATTCGTTGCCACCGGCACGCTCATCGCGCTGGCTTATCTCAGCATCATCTACGCGCTGTCGACGGCCCTTGGTCACGTGGGCCGTGGCCTTGCAGTGGTGCTGGTCATCGTACAGATTCCGGGTGCCTCCGGCCTGTACCCGATTGAGCTGATGCCGAACTTCTTCCGTTCCATCTACCCGCTTCTGCCATTCTCATATGGCATCGACGCCATGCGCGAGACCATCGGCGGCTTCTATGGTCTGCACTATCTCAAGTTCATGTCCGTGCTGGCCTTGATGTTCGTAGTGGCTTTCGCCTTGGGCTTGTTGGGGCGTCGCAGCTTCGCGCACTTTAACTTGCTCTTTAACCGCGAGCTGGCCAAGACCGATCTCATCGCGGCAGAAAACGTCCAGATCGTCGGCGATGGTTACCGCTTCGCCGATGTCCTGAAGGCACTGCAAGGCCGTGAGGAATTCGCAGCTGATTTGGAAAAACGCAAGCACGATTACAGGCACTGGATCCGCGTGGCTGCAGTACTTGGCGTTGTGGGCATGGTGGTGCTCGGCATCGTGGCTGCGCTTGTGCCTTCGCAGAAACCATTGTTGTTGGGCATTTGGACGCTGTGGTGCCTGCTTATCTTGGGCATCGTGGTCACCCTCGAGTACCTGCGCAAGAGCCTCGCGCAGTCCACCGAGTTGGTGGACTTCAACGAGGAAGAGCTCCGGCACTCCGTTGCCGCCCGCGGTGAAGGTGTGCATTCGGCTTCGGCTGAGGAGGCGCAGTACCAAGACGGCGTCTTGCACAATGAAGGCACTCTCGACGAAAAAGGCGAGGAGAAATAA